A segment of the Necator americanus strain Aroian chromosome IV, whole genome shotgun sequence genome:
attattattattattattattattattattattattattatcgcttatttttattattattattataattattttattattattatcttattaatattattattattattattattatatattattatgcattattatataatatatattatatccatttattattattattatattattaccatatattatatattattatatattattatagcttattttatatattattatatattattattattatatgctatttttatattattattattattattattattattatacttattttatattattattattacgctattttattatattattattattattatataaacctattttattattattattattatattatacgctatttttattattactattattattattattatattattattattatgctattttatattattattattattattattatcgcttattatattattatattattattattattattattatcgcttattattattattattattattattattactattattattattatcgcttatttttattattaatattattatattattattattattattattattatacgctattttattattatatatacgcttattttattattattattatatattatacgcatacattattattacatattatattattattattattattattattattatcgcttatttttattatattattattattattattatcgcttatttttcttattattattattattattatttattattattattattattattattatcttcttcttcttcttctttttattattattattatcattattattattatcttcttcttctttttattattattattatcattattattattattatcgcttatttttattattaatttatttttgaattattattattgttgttttcattactattgtttattattatttattattaaatattatttattaattttattgctgttgctgttattaattaatactattattagtaattattattgttattaataattattatctattagaattatcatcattattattttttaatcaattaatttttatcattcattatttttataattattgttgttaataatttttacttttattttatttttactactattacagattttattattaatcattatcatttattactaatttctacattttttatctttattactattgttgttattaattattaccactgttactaattattattattaattattactaatcactaattattatcatttattatttttattacttctgTTACTAttgattattactattattgaaaatggttattattatttactatttcttatttattagtatttatttcaacgatgcttttttttgaaacagtttCGTTTGCAGCTTTCTGCGCGAAGCGCTTACGTGGTGGGATCAATTGTTACCAATGATAAGACCATACTTGTGGAGAAACAACGGGCCAGTGATCATGGTTCAGGTGGTGATcgcttaagggcatcaccccacgaatctggagtggtatggatttccgacggCTAAAGACTATAAggaatcgtagattgcagaaatgagtggaataaaactcatttcttcctaattgccgtgaaaaatggTCCGAAAGATGTGGCGccagcacaaggctggcgcgctccaatagaactcgtcgtagaaaacagctcCCCGGAATGGTCGAAGTTCCATCCGCTGCGCATCATCCTGGCCATTTCTTACGggaattgggaagaaattagcgttatcccacccgtttctgcaatatACGACCGCTTATGGTCTTTAGccgtcggaaatccataccacccaaaattcgtggggtgatacgtTTAAGGGACTTACGGTTATATTGGAAACGATGGAGAGATTATAGATCGAGAATGAGTACGGTTCGTTCGGTTGCGACCACGTCTACCTAAACGCGCTGAGAGATAAGGCCATTGAACAACTTGGGAACGACACCGTTCTATTCACAAGTCCGTCAAACATTCGGGAGTGCAaacttcggtttttttttctttcgcgaAAATCGTCATAATTCAACGGTGTATTGTAGTTCACTGACGAACATTAACCTAGCGGAACATTTCAGCGGATCCTCCTGAAACGATTGAGTGCGGTTTGATCGATGGAGTATTTGCAACGGTCGATTTTGGTGAGAAAGGATTGGCTGCGGCTGACGAATACTTCACAATCCAGAGGGAGGCCAACAAAAAGAGTAATTTTATTCTGCTTTACTTTCATCCACAATTAAAAACCTAATGTGTTGCCTATTGTTGATGAAGTTCGCCTCTGCAACTGCGAAGACATGGTCCGCATATAATTCCTCATGTGTCGCTTGCACTGGCGCTGATCTCAGTCAGAAGAAGCGTCTGAGGAGGAAGTTGCGTCATTGAAACGTGATCGTGAGAACGAATGAGCGTCAAGAGCGAAGAAGCTCGAAAGAGCGTAGGAAGACAGAAATCCGAGAAAGTCTGGAAAAGTCTAAGGCTCTGCAAAGGCAGTATAGTGGCAAGATGAAGAGGTCTGTCCTCGTCTCAGTCAGAAGAAGCGTCTGAGGAGGAAGTTGAAACGTGATCGTGAGAACGAATGAACGTCAAGACCGAAGAAGTTCGAAAGTTCTGAgaaaagcctatgctctactggGACAATgagcggcaaaatgaagagTTCTTTCCTCATCTCACCCAGAAGAAGAGTGTGAGGACGAATGAACGTCAAGACCGAAGAAGTTCGAAAGGGCgtatgaagaaagaaatccgAGAAAACCTTAAGGCTCTGCTAaggcagtatagcggcaagattAAGAGATGTTCGCCTGTCCTCAACATTGCCAATGAAGTCGCTGTCAGTGATTCATTCCTGTCCAATTCGGAGGGAGCATTTCAACGGCTTCCTTAACCAGCCTAAATCCTATCTCTTCTCAAACTTGTTAAACTTGAGCATGTCTAACAACCGATATACACCGCGGTCAGCAACTCATCAGAGTTCAGCGAGGAGTCACCGATCACTGACCCAAATCTCCTGCCCCAAAAATTAGCTTTGACAAAAAGATAGTTTTTCATATCTGAAATAAACGTAATGAACCCTCAagtaaaaagtgaaatgtcAACTTTCCAGAAGGTCCCGCTGCAAACTCTGAGTGCTACCCCGGCTGGTATCGTACTTGGGGAGAAAAAGGAAGTGGAGGCGATATCTCTGCTAACGTAGGTAAGCCTTCGTTAATTTTTATcctaattttctttccaaaatcgGCTCTTTTCTGAGAAAACTTCACACTAAGAAATAATACTTCAGTTCTGAAACTGACAGAGAAGATGTATAACCTGAACGCTTCGTTTAACTACTATATGTTCCATGGTGGTACTAATTTCGGCTTCTGGAATGGTGCTGAGTACGCTGCAGGGGTTTGTGACATTCTCGGTGACGATAATAATTTtagctacttttttctttgcagcttaTCACTTCTTATGATTATTTCGCACCAATGACGGAGAACGGGGACTACAACGATAAGTACAAGGCAATCCGTGACTTTATCTCCGGAATTAAGGACTGGCCTAACCCTCCGCAGGATTTGCCAGCTAAGCCAACGTCAGTTTTGGTGTTCTTCTGCAAACGCTCACTCAACTCTCACTTTATACGTCATACTGTCATACTTACACACTCTTTAGAGAATATAGTTGGGTccaaacaacatgaagcacggacagttgcgtaggcggctgcgctcgaagtgacgcggtggagcgtagcggatgGGATCGTGCAGGGATCCTTGGTACAGTTACCCATCTCTGTAGTTCaccacggtcccacctcgattccatccGTTCTTTCCACCGCACcgtgcgcagccgcttacgcaactgtctgtggttcatgtcgttttgacccgagcaTGCTTTGCTCACTTTACGCTTTGGCAATCTTGCTGTGCCGTCGTTTCTCCCTAGTTCTGGATAAATTGTGTATTTAATGCCTCAATCCCTCCTTCTCTCTGtttatattcttttaaatCTTTTATACGCTTAGTATGGTTGATTAGCGTCGGTTTAGTTAcccaattttgaaattttggacATTTGGCGCAACTGTGTGTATTAGGATCagaacgacataaagcacgtgCGCAATTGCGCACGCGGGTCCTCTCGAAGGGTTAGGAGCAtactgggacccttgctgggaccacccatcgctgcagtttgcaacgGTCCCACTACGGTCCCAACTGGaggctccaccgcgccgtttcgagcgtgtacgcaaatccaccgcaactacactcgtgattcacgtcgttttgacccgactatactttcGTGTACTGCACGGACATACGGAGGACCCGCATGGGATGATTTGTCCGGGTAAACTCATCCGAatcttatatatttatattctagAACATTCGCACAATCAAATGTCGTTCTGCAAAAAATCGGGAACTGGTTCGACTTCGAGGCGAAAACAATCAATTCGAGTCGTTGCGTGCAAAGTCCACTACCGAAGACGTTTGAAGATGTTTGTCATATCTCTTTttatagaacaaaataaataataattttaataattaaatagagAGCGGCCTGAGATTAAGTGATTACAGCTCGATCAACCTATGGGCTTCGTAAAATACTCGATTAATTTGAATTTGGGCGGAAGTCTGCTGGACGGAAGCAAAATACGCGATTTCGGTTACGtatttgtaaataaacaattcaAGGTTCTATTTTTAGAGTACATTTTTCTTCCCGTAtactaaaaatttgttttgcttcATCTTTTTGTAGGGTAGGCTCAGTCCACATTACAAACCGCATGAGGTCAAAGAACTTAGGCTACAGTTAAGAAAAAACGATCTCTTGGAGATTTACGTAGAAAATCAAGGAAGGCTGACTTGGGAAACTGCAAATGACAAAAAGGTTAGTTTAACATTCAATgtgcatttttaaaatatttttcaaatttgttataagtaatttttcttttgtttttttcttttctctctctttctcttcttcttttttttcttttctcttggaatttttgttttcgtacTTCAGTGACCAGAATATTCATTTCGAAGTAAgatacagtgttttttttttgaagaaaactcgGTGTTCTAGATCAAAAAATCACTGGAGTGAAATCTGAATACTGCAAAACTTGCGCTTTTCATGACGAATGTTGTCCATATGATTAGAAATATGATTAATTTAGTAGAAAAACAACCTCTACAAGAAATTTCTACGTATTTTCTATGAAGTACTCTACGTAAATACTTGGTAAAGTTGTTCAATGGTAATTTGTCCTCAGGGTACATGCCTTATAATTGCTCTGCTATGGGCAGCTGTACTGTCCCATCGCAAAGAAAAGTCTACGCAAGGTTCTATTTGGCTCTACCTGCTCTTTTCCACTGGAAAGATTCAAGGTGGACAGTTTCTGTTATCCCGAATCCCTCTACGAGCCACCTAATGACATGTCGCGTctggaaaataaattaaaggcatcacctcacgaatctggagcaGTGCGGATgccaggtgggttatgcctatacgtgttcgtagattatggagagaagggcgattctgttcttttcttcttaattgccgtaaaaaaaaacggcccggaagatgtggcttcgagcgttccggggcgctattttccacaacaagttcgattggagcgccagccttgtgcacgaaggaatggacggaatcatcctcctctccttGATCTATGACCCTGTATAGGAACTccacacctgaaatccgtacatgATTTCACTTTCACTACTTTAATTTGCTAGTAAAGTTACTAGCGTAACCACCAGGCAGTGAAAACAGCTAAAATTTTACAGTCATTAACTGTAAGCACATCGTGTTCCGTAAATTTCCGTATTTTCTGCTCATTCAGGGTATTATCGCTGGGATTACGCTGGACGGTTCTCAGCTCACAGGATGGACGTCATGTCCGGTGGATGTGGAGCAATTGACCGGCGTCTCAGCTTCGCAAACAGtgaattttccaagaattttatttctaactcCGGAGATTACCCGAAATGGAAGCGATCCAGAATAAATTGTGACGTTGTTGCAGGGAACAAACGCTTTCAGTGTCGGTGATGTATACGGTGGAGATTTCTCCGCGTCTGCCCAGGGGGATACTTTTATCGATTTATCAAATTGGGGTAAAGGAATTGTATGGGTGAACGGGTTCAATCTAGGCAGATATTGGAGTACGGCAGGACCACAGGTACGATCGTTGATGGTGTGAATAGCCATGGTTAAGTCCAGAATGTTTTgtgatttccagaaatatctcTACGTCCCGTCACCGCTGTTGTCAAATCGTACAATCAATCGATTTGTATTCCTGGAATTGGAGATGCTTTCGAGTGACTGTAAAGCCGATGGCAGCTCATGTTCCATTAACCTCCTTGATCATcctataaaatataaataaggaATTTTTCCACACTATTTGAAGCGTTTATGAGTTGTGCCCTAGTTTTGTTTACTCATTagcaattttatttatttatttgtttatttctggaacTAACTTGTAACTTATAAACTTCTTGTAGGCTttgacaaataaaaataattagtaatattGAAAACTACTAGGAAATAAAGCATTGAATGtttaattggtttttttttattgacttGCTTGAGCTGCAACCTAAattggtattgatttttctcaaataatgATCAGGTGACGTTttggcgttatcgccttcgtcaatTCAAATAAGGAATTTTTTCGCACTATTTCAAGTAATGAATAATATTGAAAACTACTaggaaatagtgaaaaaaatcaagtcaaATCAATAGTGAAATCAAATCCCGGGAAATCAAATCCGTCATTGAGTTATCCTCAgttatttggatttttcaaaaaaaaaatctcaactaaagaaaaaagaaagaaagaagaggagcCAATTGCTGAAGTATTCAAAGAATTGTCAAAGAATTGCCAGAACCATGCAAATGTGTAAGTTCTGGACCTCGAAGAGGTTTACTTCACTCGAATATGTAAACTCCGGATGAACCCTTATCACGTGTGCCCCGCATGGTGCGTGATTAGGCCGCTGGTTTGACCCTTATCTCTTTCCAGGCTCTCTTCACTTCGCCGAATACTTTCATCGCCACTTCGCCGCTCGCGCCCCCGGAAAGATgcgaaaaattcattttctaattttttccgtTCTCGCCTCGGTGATTGCAGTTGATGTGAATTCACGTGTGGATTGTTTCCCGGAGCCAGGCGCAAGTGAAGATGCTTGTAACGCGAGAGGGTGCATATGGCAGGAAGCTGCACAGGTAGACGACTATATTAGCACTGTATGCAATACTATACTACAGTAaacaaatgagtaaataaataaataagcaaataaataaatatgctcAGTAATTGTCTGGTTCATGGATTTGTTACATGTTTACAGGTGGATATTTATGTTTAGGGTAGCCCAGTGAACACTCCGTGGTGTTTCTACTCGCCACAGTCAGGATACAGAGTATCTCAGGAGAATGTGAATTATTATCAGCTTGTACCAggtattttcttaatttttttttaatcctgaAAGAGTGCAACaggatttttgtttctattagTTCTCTGTTTTACCTCTGTGTTATGATTGCgttcattttcagaaaataattttctaggaatttcttttaacttttatcactttaatttttattttattttgaagaattttataAATAACTGGTCGGGACAGAAGTACacgaagctcggtgcaatAGCGTAAGCGCTCGAAGCACCGCTGTGGAGGTAGCAATTGGGACCGAATTGGGACCCTCGCGAACTACAGTGGTAAGTGGTGCCAGTAAGGGTCCCgggtcgcttcgagcgcagccactaaCGCAATTGCACCTAACTTTCTGtcattttgacctgactacactaaatgaaacaattttatttccagaaaataataaaaatcctTACGGCGAGAACATATCACCTTTGGATGTCAAGATACGCAAAAATGGAGCAACACTACAAGTTAGTATAGGAAATAGTGGAAGGTAAGCATTCAAGTAGTCGCCGTGTCCCagtagaaatgaaagaaaaactttgctAAGGTTTACACCTCCCGTGCAGTTCCCGGAGAGTCCCGGAAAGTCATCGGAATCGCTGAATTTTGTGTCCACCGTGATCGATAACTCTAATGTGTTCGCGTTCCAAATTGTTCGTGAATCGACGAATACTCCACTATGGGACACTTCTATAGGTTAGattttacatacatatttaataatttgaaaaaaaaagatttaaattaattagtttTATGGTGTTAAGGTTGTCGGGGCGAGTGGCGTTCaaccactctttttttctggaagtgaatgaCTATTTCAATAGGGGACTtaaaacctaagcatcagtcttagaggatctatgagaCATGGAGGCTAAAGCCACTAAGAGATCAGGGATGAtggaacttccagaaataatagCGCGGCTGAGTGCCACCCCCAGCCTCTAACTACCCGGGCAAAAttatgatttgatttttttaaaaattaatttaagaaggaaaaaaacgacgttATTAAGGAGGAATGCAGTTTGCTGATCAGTTCATTCAAATCGCAACTTACCTGCCGTCCACTAACGTCTTCGGCTTCGGGCAGCACGTTCATCATCGCTTGAAGGTAAGCACAAAAGTTCACATTttacaatataaaaatatttaaaagtttttttaatattactctctcttaaaaatttttttcatctgaaaacATAAGAAACGCATCCATTCGTTGTCTCTTTGGCGCAGCTCAGTTCTTTgccttttgattttttccacaacCTTTTCTGGACACACAAGAAATTAAAGGAGAAAAGGGAAGGAGAACTGAAGGAGTTGAATGAGAAACAGACTAGGTAGCCCATTTTCtggatcaaaatttttgaagagccGGCACACCTTTTGGAAAAGAATTCTCGAGAAGCTGGTCCTTGCCtaggatttaattttttccaagtatttttcatctttgacTTCATTCACTGcttaaaatttccagaatataTGTGATGCGCAACTTTCCAGCACGACCTTTCACGCTATACCGTATGGCCAATGTTCGCACGTGATATCGGACCTGATTCAAGCAGTTCGCTCAGCACACAGAACCTTTACGGGGTTCATCCTTTTTACATTTGTGAGTTCACCTgcgcattttttcttttttattatttttttcgttccccAACTAATTCGCAGTTTATTTTAGGCGTCGAAAATGATGGGAAAGCGCACGGTGTGTTCATATTAAATTCGAATGCTCAGGTTCGTTGAAATCGAGAAACTTTgctttagaaaatttcacaCTTTTACTTATGCAAAATCGATACAAATTTTACATAGTAAGTGAAAAAATGGTAGCAAGTAAAAATTGTAAACAGGAATGTCTATTGATCCTCGTACTACAGTCTAAAAGCACTGACTACATCGTCTGGCCCTGGAAATTATTGTATGGACCGCATACACACGCTTGTAACGCTCTAAGACTCTGAGCTGAAGTCGAACGTAATGGGAGTTCCAAAATGATTGATCgaaatcaaactttttttccatgaatttgATCCTAATAAAGATCCTAACGAATTTATTTAGTTTCAAGTGATTTTACCGTTTTATTCATTACTTCTAAAGGGATAAAATTTCTTGATGTCTTCAAAATTTAAGGAAGTTGAAACCGGACCAGGACCTCATCTCGTGTATCGTACCATCGGTGGGCAGCTTGACATCGCGTTCTTCCCCGGCCCAACACCGGAGGAAGTCGTTCAGCAGTACCTGAATCATATTGGCCTACCATTTCTTCCCGCGTACTGGGCACTTGGATATCAAGTAATGGGTTCGATCCAATAGATGATCACGAAAAATCTAATCTATTCTATTTTCAGCTTTCCCGTTGGGGTTACAAAAATTTGGAGGATATGAAGGCGGTCGTAGGACGTGTGCAGGCGGCTCAGATCCCTCTTGACATTGTCTATGCGGACATCGACTACATGGAACGATACAAAGATTTCACTTTAGGACCGGTATGAGCTAATGCTAATTTTCTTGATCAAACCAGAATCAGCTGCTTCTTCTTGAGTAAAGTAGTTTAGTTAGTTTCTATTGCATAgatcaaaataataaatgaaatgaaataccgataattcccagaaaaaaaccaaattgcTCTTCTTCTGCACTGATGAGTTTCCTGTTCAGCGCTCTTTTGTAGATAAATGAAGATAGGAATCCAGACTAAGTGCAAATCTAGATATCCTTAATTTTGAGTTACTAAGTGTCTTAGgatattatcgagtttgataagctgtacacgaggttgttaaacaaatttattggctaacgtttcggctatatcgccttcttcagagcctgaaaggggcgatattcaatctacaattcaaacgaccaacctctccacaactaaactgatagactccacgcctactttcaatcacaaatttagcgactacactgaatgctcaccttatatcggagacgcctagcatggaccgctgagtggtcgatcacgagggcgaatggttcgaatgccacattcggatcggacaaaccattcgagatatggcgcgagttcccgcgttatcgacagacattcacccTTGCGGTATTcaccatgctaggcgtctccgatataaggtgagcattcagtgtagtcgctaaatttgtgattgaaagtaggcgtggagtctatcagtttagttgtggagaggttggtcgtttgaattgtagattgaatatcgcccctttcaggctctgaagaaggcgatatagccgaaacgttagccaataaatttgtttaacaacctcgtgtacagcttatcaaactcgataatataaattcaactatgccgaggttcattgaaagtcgaacttttcaactgtCTTAGGATAACCTACAGTACCAAAACTACCTCGGAATGCCACAAATCCGCCGCAATGAGTTTTCTGATTGAAATACATCTCTGTTTTCACAGTGATAGAGAaagttctagaattttcttgagTGAAAAAACCGTTAAGTCAAAAATTAGctcaagataaaaaaaagatatgtatATGTTGCTTGGTAATTAAATGAAACAtgcaaaatattataaaatctttcatcctAATTCTTCATTActcattttcagaagaaaaaactcctcTATTTGAGTCCTAGCTGAATAAAACATACGACTTCATTGAAggtggaggttttttttttgaaaaatagattttgattgaaaaaatgaagctcGCTGtcgtagaaaaaatgaaactgatAATGTTTTGAAGGCAGTTCTTATAGGAGAAAATGTAGGCGGATCTAGCATACAAAAACAGTTATGCGCGCAAAATTCCTGGATAATTTCTCCGAACGTTGCCAAACGTTAAATATAAGTTTATTATTGAAGTGCGtaatgtattattatataaatttattaatttctatgaaattttgaGCGATTCTGTGAACGTGTTGGTAAACAGAATTGAATTTGAGCTTATAAATTACTGTAGTTTTTGGCTAAGGAGGACTTAATTGCCtaattttgacattttcaacGTACTGTATGCTCAGTGCTGTTTTCGGGAGAAAATGTTTAACTTGAAATTGTTATCCAGACATCTACTGCTACTATTGTTTATATAGATATACCAATCTTGACGCCCGGCTTCTAACTTTTTGCGGTTTTCGCTTCGTTCGCCTTcatcgatcaataaaaattggtTGAACATTTCCTATAAAGTTAAATATTCTATAGCTTAATAGCACTtacgcaccaattcgacgcgaTGGGACCCATCTCAtacctttttggaatttcgtgactcgatatacatacacacgtgACATAATAgacccgttattatataccaaaATACTATGAGATACTATGAGTTCCCAAATATTCCATATCGACAGGATTGGGCCGGTTTCGGCGCTTATGTGGACGAGCTGCATGGCCAAGGGCTTCACCTTATCCTCATTTTTGATCCTGCTATCGAAGCGGACTACGGAAGTTTCGAGCGAGCCTTGAATCAGGTTTGAAAATCGTCAAAAAGTGGGATACTGTACCCATACAGTAAGAAAAGTTACATCGCTTTTAGAATGCCTCCTTCATC
Coding sequences within it:
- a CDS encoding hypothetical protein (NECATOR_CHRIV.G13497.T3) produces the protein MARVDLLLLLTSLAVAVAERTFSIDYDNNQFLRDGKPFRYISGSIHYFRIHPDQWEARIQSIRAAGLNAIEMYIPWNFHETYKGTYDFTGMRNFTHFFELAAKYDLAVIVRPGPYICAEWENGGLPYWLLKYPNIRQRSSDSNFLREALTWWDQLLPMIRPYLWRNNGPVIMVQIENEYGSFGCDHVYLNALRDKAIEQLGNDTVLFTTDPPETIECGLIDGVFATVDFGEKGLAAADEYFTIQREANKKKGPAANSECYPGWYRTWGEKGSGGDISANVVLKLTEKMYNLNASFNYYMFHGGTNFGFWNGAEYAAGLITSYDYFAPMTENGDYNDKYKAIRDFISGIKDWPNPPQDLPAKPTTFAQSNVVLQKIGNWFDFEAKTINSSRCVQSPLPKTFEDLDQPMGFVKYSINLNLGGSLLDGSKIRDFGYVFVNKQFKGRLSPHYKPHEVKELRLQLRKNDLLEIYVENQGRLTWETANDKKGIIAGITLDGSQLTGWTSCPVDVEQLTGVSASQTGTNAFSVGDVYGGDFSASAQGDTFIDLSNWGKGIVWVNGFNLGRYWSTAGPQKYLYVPSPLLSNRTINRFVFLELEMLSSDFDVNSRVDCFPEPGASEDACNARGCIWQEAAQGSPVNTPWCFYSPQSGYRVSQENVNYYQLVPENNKNPYGENISPLDVKIRKNGATLQVSIGNSGRFTPPVQFPESPGKSSESLNFVSTVIDNSNVFAFQIVRESTNTPLWDTSIGGMQFADQFIQIATYLPSTNVFGFGQHVHHRLKHDLSRYTVWPMFARDIGPDSSSSLSTQNLYGVHPFYICVENDGKAHGVFILNSNAQEVETGPGPHLVYRTIGGQLDIAFFPGPTPEEVVQQYLNHIGLPFLPAYWALGYQLSRWGYKNLEDMKAVVGRVQAAQIPLDIVYADIDYMERYKDFTLGPDWAGFGAYVDELHGQGLHLILIFDPAIEADYGSFERALNQNASFIEWAKQSQVPKNIQSQYPLAAKTLIMLGNVWPDRNTAMPDFLDPNNKTQQWWTSECQLFHKTVAFDGMWIDMNEPSNFDTDTYSEGERSVDDVTAHLSCPITGPDSALDNPPYKTYAVYNRQGEQLCSKTLCMLAKTGRRTMDFYNTKNLYGMSEAKATSQALSATTSRRGAVISRSTFPSSGHYGGTWLGDNTATWNDLQTSIVGVMEFNWFGLPYVGSDICGFNGNTTEELCLRWHQMGAFHSFCRDHNTHDGIPQDPAVWPSVANAARIALSFRYRYLPYLYSLHYSAALYGNTVIRPLFFEFPQDSTVMEVDHQFMWGSALMIAPAVEQGITTVHAYFPDGVWYSLVPETYAQRMDVGYVDVDARLDSLTPVYVRGGYILPRQQGNTTTTQSRRNPLELLVSIADNSPSQGELYWDAGDDLYESLDKHQRHHWKFTFNVTANAASLAGECESCSPSVTIPSLNLIDVFGYGYYPDFTSFQLDGKKVNINVLTSSFSPITRRLVISTDNLVTLSNYVNSSNNRFLLSWNHQAISVVF
- a CDS encoding hypothetical protein (NECATOR_CHRIV.G13497.T1), giving the protein MARVDLLLLLTSLAVAVAERTFSIDYDNNQFLRDGKPFRYISGSIHYFRIHPDQWEARIQSIRAAGLNAIEMYIPWNFHETYKGTYDFTGMRNFTHFFELAAKYDLAVIVRPGPYICAEWENGGLPYWLLKYPNIRQRSSDSNFLREALTWWDQLLPMIRPYLWRNNGPVIMVQIENEYGSFGCDHVYLNALRDKAIEQLGNDTVLFTTDPPETIECGLIDGVFATVDFGEKGLAAADEYFTIQREANKKKGPAANSECYPGWYRTWGEKGSGGDISANVVLKLTEKMYNLNASFNYYMFHGGTNFGFWNGAEYAAGLITSYDYFAPMTENGDYNDKYKAIRDFISGIKDWPNPPQDLPAKPTTFAQSNVVLQKIGNWFDFEAKTINSSRCVQSPLPKTFEDLDQPMGFVKYSINLNLGGSLLDGSKIRDFGYVFVNKQFKGRLSPHYKPHEVKELRLQLRKNDLLEIYVENQGRLTWETANDKKGIIAGITLDGSQLTGWTSCPVDVEQLTGVSASQTGTNAFSVGDVYGGDFSASAQGDTFIDLSNWGKGIVWVNGFNLGRYWSTAGPQKYLYVPSPLLSNRTINRFVFLELEMLSSDCKADGSSCSINLLDHPIKYK